One region of Armigeres subalbatus isolate Guangzhou_Male chromosome 3, GZ_Asu_2, whole genome shotgun sequence genomic DNA includes:
- the LOC134224813 gene encoding heat shock protein 60A-like: protein MFRLPTVLRCTVARQIASGYRGYAKDVRFGPEVRALMLQGVDVLADAVAVTMGPKGRNVILEQSWGSPKITKDGVTVAKGIELKCKFQNIGAKLVQDVANNTNEEAGDGTTTATVLARAIAKEGFEKISKGANPVEIRRGVMLAVDAVKDHLKTMSRAVTSPEEIAQVATISANGDRAIGDLISEAMKRVGKDGVITVKDGKTLVDELEVIEGMKFDRGYISPYFINSSKGAKVEFQEALVLFSEKKISTVQSIIPALELANTARKPLVIIAEDIDGEALSTLVVNRLKIGLQVAAVKAPGFGDNRKSTLSDMAISTGGIVFGDDANLVKLEDVQLSDLGQVGEITITKDDCMMLKGKGDAKHVEARVEQIRDQIADTTSEYEKEKLQERLARLSSGVAVLKIGGSSEVEVNEKKDRVNDALCATRAAVEEGIVPGGGTALLRCIKTLENLKGSNDDQKAGIDIVRKALHQPCTQIAKNAGVDGSVVVAKILDKQGDFGYDALNGEYVNMIEKGIIDPTKVVRTALTDASGVASLLSTAECVVTEEPKPEGAGGMPGMGGMGGMGGMGGMGGMM from the exons ATGTTTCGCCTACCGACAGTGTTACGGTGTACCGTCGCCCGTCAAATTGCGTCTGGTTATCGTGGCTACGCCAAAGATGTCCGGTTTGGACCAGAAGTGCGCGCCCTAATGCTTCAGGGTGTTGATGTTCTTGCCGATGCCGTTGCCGTCACAATGGGACCGAAG GGACGCAACGTCATTTTGGAGCAGAGCTGGGGCTCGCCCAAGATCACCAAGGATGGTGTCACCGTGGCCAAGGGAATCGAACTGAAGTGCAAGTTCCAAAACATCGGTGCCAAGCTGGTGCAGGATGTGGCCAACAACACCAACGAAGAAGCTGGAGATGGAACCACCACGGCCACCGTTCTGGCTCGTGCCATCGCCAAAGAAGGTTTCGAGAAGATTTCCAAGGGCGCCAATCCGGTGGAAATCCGCCGCGGTGTGATGCTGGCCGTCGATGCTGTCAAAGATCACCTGAAAACAATGTCGCGTGCCGTAACTTCCCCGGAGGAGATCGCCCAGGTGGCTACCATCTCGGCCAACGGAGACCGAGCCATCGGAGATCTGATCAGTGAGGCGATGAAGCGCGTTGGAAAGGACGGAGTCATCACAGTCAAGGACGGCAAAACCCTTGTCGATGAACTGGAGGTCATTGAGGGAATGAAATTCGACCGCGGATACATCTCGCCCTATTTCATCAACTCCAGCAAAGGAGCCAAGGTCGAGTTCCAAGAGGCCTTGGTACTGTTTTCGGAGAAAAAGATCTCCACAGTTCAATCAATCATTCCTGCTTTGGAATTAGCCAACACTGCTCGTAAACCACTGGTCATCATTGCCGAGGACATCGATGGAGAAGCTCTAAGTACGCTGGTTGTGAACAGACTGAAGATTGGTCTGCAGGTTGCCGCTGTCAAGGCTCCCGGATTCGGAGATAATCGCAAGAGCACATTGTCCGACATGGCCATCAGCACCGGTGGAATCGTTTTCGGTGATGATGCCAACCTGGTCAAGCTGGAGGATGTTCAGTTGTCCGATTTGGGACAGGTCGGTGAGATCACCATCACCAAGGATGATTGCATGATGCTGAAGGGTAAGGGCGATGCCAAGCACGTTGAAGCTCGCGTCGAGCAAATCCGGGATCAGATCGCTGATACCACTTCCGAGTATGAGAAGGAGAAGTTGCAGGAACGGCTCGCCCGTCTGTCGTCGGGAGTTGCCGTCCTCAAAATTGGAGGTTCAAGCGAAGTGGAAGTTAACGAAAAGAAGGATCGTGTCaacgatgccctgtgcgcaACCCGCGCTGCCGTCGAGGAAGGAATTGTTCCCGGAGGTGGCACTGCCTTGCTTCGTTGCATCAAGACTTTGGAGAACCTCAAGGGATCGAATGACGATCAGAAGGCCGGTATCGATATTGTGCGAAAAGCCCTGCATCAGCCTTGCACTCAAATTGCGAAGAACGCCGGAGTTGATGGTTCCGTTGTGGTTGCCAAGATTCTGGATAAGCAGGGCGACTTTGGGTATGATGCCCTCAACGGTGAGTATGTCAACATGATTGAGAAGGGAATCATCGACCCGACCAAAGTCGTCCGAACGGCTCTTACCGATGCCTCCGGAGTTGCTTCGCTGCTGTCTACGGCTGAATGCGTCGTAACAGAGGAACCTAAGCCAGAAGGTGCCGGTGGTATGCCGGGCATGGGCGGTATGGGAGGAATGGGCGGCATGGGAGGCATGGGTGGAATGATGTAA
- the LOC134224814 gene encoding p53 and DNA damage-regulated protein 1 yields MSNNQRKLTEILRETERVADQVLMRKQELIALDRRRQETREAIRTIRNSYPREDSKVWITVGSMLMKQKQPKALELLQKDADQIEKEINRIRTEQKVLVSRQRDLEHESPLRGFDLKPMSAAEISAIRANMPQF; encoded by the coding sequence ATGTCAAACAACCAACGTAAACTAACCGAGATTCTGCGGGAAACCGAAAGGGTGGCGGACCAGGTCTTGATGCGAAAGCAGGAGCTCATTGCGCTGGACAGGCGTAGACAAGAAACACGCGAAGCCATTCGAACCATACGGAACAGCTATCCGCGGGAAGACTCAAAAGTGTGGATCACGGTCGGCTCTATGCTGATGAAGCAGAAACAACCGAAAGCGTTGGAGCTACTGCAAAAGGATGCCGACCAGATCGAAAAGGAAATCAACCGTATCAGAACCGAGCAGAAAGTGCTGGTTAGCCGGCAGCGAGATCTTGAGCATGAAAGTCCACTCAGAGGATTTGATTTGAAGCCGATGAGTGCGGCGGAAATTTCAGCAATTAGAGCGAATATGCCACAGTTTTAG
- the LOC134227128 gene encoding uncharacterized protein LOC134227128, protein MNETPLSIGPIQESSAVLCIGLISFESVQQSRSFPCKSRCKLVRSASETKTLEQNIRNKMSVSQETLDMITAAIKSGTNEQGSLVRSKLTNRLVWNSGENDENDPFTQYLAMIGAIGAGQGQKELEEKPLQRAENCGTRTVLGQINSQQQQQHDGSVVLDGTKGRKSDKKQDKENWRDQWEILKKSGMFCSLCKNNKEGREMYLSHNLKGPNGEVTCPILLECECPRCGMRGHTIAYCPENKTGTSILKMINHHNRI, encoded by the exons ATGAATGAAACGCCACTTTCCATTGGCCCCATTCAAGAATCCTCTGCGGTGCTGTGTATCGGTCTCATTTCCTTCGAGTCCGTCCAGCAGTCAAGGTCGTTCCCGTGTAAGTCCCGGTGTAAGCTTGTGCGTAGTGCCAGTGAAACGAAAACACTAGAACAGAACATTCGAAATAAAATGTCGGTTAGTCAGGAAACGCTAGATATGATTACGGCGGCTATCAAGAGCGGAACCAACGAACAGGGTTCGTTGGTAAGATCCAAATTGACCAACAGATTGGTGTGGAACTCCGGCGAGAATGACGAAAACGATCCGTTCACGCAGTACTTGGCGATGATTGGGGCGATCGGTGCTGGTCAGGGCCAGAAGGAACTGGAGGAAAAACCGTTGCAACGAGCCGAAAACTGTGGCACACGCACAGTCCTCGGGCAGATCAAttcgcagcagcagcaacagcatgATGGCTCTGTGGTGCTTGACGGCACGAAAGGGCGCAAGAGCGACAAGAAGCAGGACAAGGAAAATTGGCGCGATCAGTGGGAGATTTTGAAGAAATCTGGCATGTTCTGTAGCCTGTGCAAGAACAACAAGGAAGGAAG AGAGATGTATTTATCGCACAATCTCAAAGGTCCCAACGGAGAGGTGACCTGCCCGATACTGCTCGAGTGTGAGTGCCCACGATGCGGCATGCGGGGACATACCAT cGCGTACTGTCCGGAGAACAAAACGGGAACCAGTATCCTCAAGATGATCAATCATCACAACCGAATCTAA